ACAGGGGTCCCCAAATCTCTCCtaaaccccaccccacccccaccccctcagaGGACCTTGCCTTGCCTCCGTGGTCTCCCCTTAAATCCCCACAGGCTCGTTGAgggctccctccccgcccccccaaaccccacagggGTCTCCTGACCCCCATTACACTAATAATTCCTATGGGATCCCATCCCCCCCAGGcctcccccaccctcccaaaaCCCCATCAGGCCCTGCCCACCTCACAGGACCTCACCGTGCCTCCAAGGCCTCCCTCTGCACCCCTAAACAGGTACCCATACCCCTCCCAGGGCTCCTCCTGCCCTCAAGATCCCCCCCAAGAGCACTGCCCCCTCCCAGGACTCCCCCATCCCCCCTGAACCCTGCAGggtgcccctgcccccccccccccgggcctcACCATGCCTTCAAGACCTCCCCTAAAAATCCCACAGCGAGACCCCCATGCCCAGGCCTCTATGGAGCTACTCACCCCCCAACCCCCTACAGGACTCCCCCCAGAACCCTCCTATATGGCACCCACCCCCAATAATCCCGCTGTAGGACTCCCCAATAACCCCAATATGGGGCTCCTCACTCCTCCCAAAACCTTCCTACAGGGCACCCTGCTCCCCCCCAGACCTCACTATAGGGCACCCCACTTCCCCCCAGACCTCACTATAGGGCGCCCCACTCCCCCCCATTAACCCACCTACAAGGCTTCCCCCCTCAATAACCCACTAAAGGGCTCCTCactccccccaaaacctccctaTAGGGTGCCCCACTCCCCCCCCAATAACCCCACTGAAGGACTCCTCACCCCCCCCAACCACCCTGCGGGGTGCCCCACTCCCCCCAAAACCTCTCTATAGggcaccccactgccccccctaAACCCCAATACAGGACTCCTCACTCCCCCCCTAAAACCTCCCTATAGGGCGCCCCACTCACCCCCCAAGCCCCACTACGgggctcctccttccctcccaaaaCCTCCCTATAAGGCACCCCCGATCCCCCCCACCACAGGGCTCCTCactcccccccaaacccccctacGGGGCTCCCTCCAAGAACCTCCCCACGGGGATTCCCCCCCTCCGGgtctccccccacaccccccccagcaccacgcCACCCCCCCAAGGCCTCTCCTtaagacacccccccccaccccccctttccccccaagGCCTCTCCCCTCACggaccccccgctccccggcgggcgggcggcagagGCCCAAGCGGGCCgtggccgggccgcggcgggcccggTGAAGCATTGCCGAAGGGATACTGAGCGCCAGCATCTTGCTGGGGTAGTCGAAGGCGACGACCTCGCCCTGCAGGCGCTGCTCCTGGCAGGTGCGGCACGACACCTGGCTGCCCACGCTGAAGTACTCGCCCGGCGCCGCCATCTTCTCTCAGCCCGCAGCGGCCGCCGCGGCTCGCCTCGGCcaggcgcggcgggggcggggccgccgcgcgcGACGTCACCGCGCGCGACGAGGGGCGGGGTGACCTTggccgggaaggggggggggggggggaagagagagaggccGCGCCGGGTCTCTCGCTCCGCCCCGCGGCTTGTCCCTCGCGTCGCCCCGTAGCCGGCCGGTgccgcgggggctgctggggaatgTAGGCGGAAGAGGCCGGGtgagagcggggggggggtgcggaAGCGGCTTGGGGGGATGGGAGCGGGGTGGCGAGGGGGGGCGGCCCTGGTGACAGACACCCCCCGGCCCCACCGTAGCTGGGGGAGCAACCCCAGGTACCCCCGGCAGGGCCAGGCCGCCCCGGGTAGCTCCAGGCCCGGCCTAGGGAAGCCCCGGGCCTGCTGCGGGGAGACCCCGGGGAGACCCCGGGCCTGCTGCAGGCCGGCTCCGGGGAggccccggggaggccggggctCTTCAGGGCAGCCCGGCTGCTCCGGGGAACCCCACTTTGAGGCCCGCGGGATGTGCCGGCGCTGGGTCAGCCCAGAGCGCCCGTCGGTCGGGGCCCTGCCCGGCGCTGGCCCTCGGCAGCCGGCCGTGTGGCCACGCTGCCCGCCACCGCCATCCCCGCCGGGGCCATCTGCAGCGCCGGGAGCTGCCGAGCCCCGGGCGGGATGCGAAGGTTGAGAGTCCTTCGCGGGCAAACTTCAGGTGGCGAAGGGCTCCCTGAAGCCGTGCCAGCGCCGGCATCGCGCGCCAGAGCGTCGCTCGGGGTCACGCCGGGCGTGGGGACGAGCCACGGCGCGACACCCGCCCCGGGGAGCCACCTCCCACCCCCTTCCCAAGGTCTGTGCCGAGGCCTGAGCTCTAacgctccctctctccctccagcccGGCGCGATGGATGCCCTGCACACCGCTGGGATCCGCTTCGCAGAGGCTCTGCAGTCCGGGCCGCCCTGGCTGGAAAAGTTCTGGATCTCCGTGACCTCCCTGGCCGATCCCAAATGCATCTTCACCGTCTGTTTCCCTCTCGCCTATTTTCTCGACCGCAAGGTGGGGGTGTCGGTGCTGTGGATCGGCCTGGTGTCAGAGTGGCTCAACGTGGTCCTCAAATGGTGAGGGGAGAGCCCGGAGTCACAGGGTCCCTTGTCACACCCGGTGACATCCCGAGGGCTGAGCGGTGGCACGTTCACAACAGCAGAAACACAACGGCGGGCTCTGCTCGGCGGGCAGAGTCGAGCGCTGCTCCTTGCCTGCGCCGGGCTGAAAGCGTGCAGGGTTTGTGCGGGGTTTCCGCAGGTCACCCGAGCCACGGCAACGCATCTGCCAGGCATTCATGGCAGAAAAAAGCCTGGGAGCCGTAGGAACTGGCAAGGACCCTGCCCTCCCGCTGCCGGCTTCAGCCCTCGGATCCACAGGGATGGGCGGTGAAGGCGTTGGGCTGCGTTCGGCCGTTCACTGCTCTCTGGTTTCTTTCCCCACCAGGTTCTTATTCGGGGAGCGCCCGTTCTGGTGGGTCCATGAGTCGGGGCTCGCCAGCAAGGAGCCGGTCGCGCTGCGCCAGTTCCCCGTCTCCTGCGAAACGGGACCGGGTGAGTAACGGGCGAAAGCTTTTCCGTGCGTCTCCGGCAGGCGCCGGGATGCGTagggaagggctgcagggagccgggaGTCCCCGTCCGGACGGGAACGCTGCGGCTGGAGGGTGCCGCTGGGCTGGCAGGACGCGTCGAGCGGGAAAGCCATTCGTCAGCCAGCGCCTCGCGGCAGAGCAAACGagcgagcggcggggagcgggccgggcgCCACGGCTGCTGGCACAGCGTGCACGGCACAGGCGGCTCCGGGGCCAGGAAACCCACGGGAGAGTCTGCCGGCAGCAGGGACCAGGGCGTCTCGCTCGCCCTTTCCGCCTGGCTTCCCCTGCCCGCAGAGCCCGCATCCCTGCCTGGTTTTTTGGGCAGGTGACCATCATCCGCGGCCACCGGCTTGCTCCATCCTCATCCTCGAGCCGAGCCCCCCACGCCGGCCGTGGCTGTCAGCCAGGAGGGAACCCAGGGCGCAGGCGGGGCGGCCCAGCCGCGAGGGCTAGGCTCGGCAGACGCGTCCCCCGCTCTCCCGGGTGACCTCAGGCGCTCGCCCCGCTGGGCCGGGCTCCCCTCCAACCCACCGTGTCGAGCGTCCTGTGCTTCCCCTTCGCAGGGAGCCCCTCCGGCCACTGCATGATCACCGGGGCAGCCCTCTGGCCCCTTGTCACCGCTCTGACGACGCTGGCATCCAGACACTCCAGGAGGTGAGTCCTGGGACGGGGAAGCCGGTGCTCTTGGAAATCTCCAGAGCATCTTTTGGAAGAGGGAGGTGTGATGTGGGACCCTTCCTCAGTGGGCAGCAGCCAcggtggggtgggaaggaggcCCTCCCCTCCCAGCGGGGCAGTTCCTGGGGAACACAGCTCTACCCTGGCAGCTCTGGCTGCCGCAGGAACGCACTGCCGAGCCCTGGAGACCCCCACGaagctcccccccaccccaccgagctgcctttttttttttttttgccgtcTTCACCTGTGCTTTACTCATTCCTCCTGCCAAGCGGGGCCAAACTTGCCCTGCCTGGCCCAACGCGCTCGGGAGCACCGAGCCGGACCCgacggccgcctccccgccgctgACCCTCCTCCTTACCTTCCAGCCTGGCGGCGAAGCTGAGCCCCTTCGGCGCCTacgccctgctcctgctggccgtGGGGCTCTCGCGGGTCTTCGTCCTGGCCCACTTCCCCCATCAGGTGGTTGGCGGCATCCTGGccggtgagtggggctggggggaaacGTTTGGTCCCCCCGCCCAGAGCCCAAAGCCCCCATGCCCCAGCCAGGGTGTTTTGGGTACCTTCCCCTCCCCTcaagccccctcccccccccccaatccatcCCGGTACCCCAACCTGCCTGTCCTCCCTGTCCaggggcagccctgggctgggggctgcaggctcGCACCCCGGTCACCCGCGCCCCAGGCTTCTTCGTCACGGCAGCGCTGGCCCTGCTGCTCAGCTCCCTCGCCCTGCACAGCCTGGTGATCGCCGCCGGCATCGACGTCGACTGGTGAGCGCCCGGCGGAGGGGGCCGCCGCCCCAGGGATCCgccccccaggctggcagggggCTAGCCCCAGAGTtcccccccaggcaccccgctcacccctctcctccctctgccgCAGGTCCATCCGCCTGGCCACCAAATGGTGCTCCGACCGCGCCTGGCTCCGCCTCGACACCCGGCCCTTCGCCTCCGTCTGCCGCGACGCTGGcactgccctggggctggggctggccgccGGCTTCCCCTTGCACCGGGGGGAGCGGCTGGACCCCCGGCAGCGCGTGGCCGGTGCCGCGCTGGCCCTGGGGGCCGTGCAGGGCCTGCACCGGCTGCTGCAGCCGGTGGACGCAACCCTGTGGTACGGCACCAGCTTCCTCAAGTACGCTGCCGGGCCCTGGCTGGTGGcgtccctcctgccccggctcgtCCTCTCCCTCGCCCAcccgcggggctccccccacACGGAGTAGGggtccccgccgtgccccggtGAGTGCTGCACCCCCCTCCTGGCTTTGCCCTCGGCCGTGCCCATCGTCCGTGGCTTCTGGCCTAGAGCGCAGCCACCGGTTCCACGCCAGGAGGGCACCCACCGTCCCCCTTGGGACCACAGGCCAGTTGTTTAACCCTCGCTGTGCTAGCAGCGCTGCTCCCCCCAGGACAGCGGGACCCCCCGGGCGTGGGGCGggcgtggggcagagctgggggtgcccCCGTGCCCAGCAGGTCTGGGGACACGGCGGAGGGACAGCCCCGGCCTTGGGGCCACTGACAAATGCCACCACCTTCCACTGCCCCCGCCTCAgcctccctccagctgccccagtTCTCCCAGTTCAGTTTCCCcctctggggcagggaggggaccccccccacgcCGGGATCCCCGCCGTACCGCTCCGGTCGGCGGGGCCGCCCCGTTTCTAACCAAATAAAGGCACCGTTACCAACCTGCCGGCCCCGAGTCCTTTGAAGagggggggcacgggcagggctggggacccccagggtagggcagagcccgggctggggggggcggggaacgGAGCCCCCCGCAGCCAGGCTGGTCCAGCTCCGCACCCCGACGTGGCGCTGGCTGGATGGGAAAGGGGCAGCCCTGTTgtaggtggggaaactgaggcacacggGGCAATCGTGAAGCCCTGGGGACATCCGTCCTGCTCCAATGGGGACACAAAGGCAccggccccccccccacccccaccccggccccccccaaaCGCAGCGGGGCGCTGCCGGCTATTGccagaaacagttttatttatacAAGGACGAACATCGGTAACATCTTACAAAATACTCAACTGAAAACCATATCGAGAGCGCGCGAGCGGGCGTCGGACGGACAGAAAAGAAAccgaggcagggctggggctggggggacacacacacacggcaGGGGGGGACACCAGCCCAAAGCAAGATGGCCTCGCTGTCGGGGGGCCGGCGCCCCTCGGGAGGCGGCTGGTTTCTAGGCGAGGGGTTTTCTccctcctgggctgggggctgtgaccccccccaccatgaaaggggggggtggggggggtgggtccTGGGCTGCCACCGCCACCCAACGGAGCCCCCCCGTGGGGCCAAGGGGTTGTCCCCAGCATTGGGGGACTCGGTGacacccccttcctcctccccacccaccgcCCCcagctggggtcccc
The nucleotide sequence above comes from Mycteria americana isolate JAX WOST 10 ecotype Jacksonville Zoo and Gardens chromosome 22, USCA_MyAme_1.0, whole genome shotgun sequence. Encoded proteins:
- the G6PC3 gene encoding glucose-6-phosphatase 3, translating into MDALHTAGIRFAEALQSGPPWLEKFWISVTSLADPKCIFTVCFPLAYFLDRKVGVSVLWIGLVSEWLNVVLKWFLFGERPFWWVHESGLASKEPVALRQFPVSCETGPGSPSGHCMITGAALWPLVTALTTLASRHSRSLAAKLSPFGAYALLLLAVGLSRVFVLAHFPHQVVGGILAGAALGWGLQARTPVTRAPGFFVTAALALLLSSLALHSLVIAAGIDVDWSIRLATKWCSDRAWLRLDTRPFASVCRDAGTALGLGLAAGFPLHRGERLDPRQRVAGAALALGAVQGLHRLLQPVDATLWYGTSFLKYAAGPWLVASLLPRLVLSLAHPRGSPHTE